A single genomic interval of Quadrisphaera sp. RL12-1S harbors:
- a CDS encoding ABC transporter ATP-binding protein has protein sequence MSSTSGWAAMRSFSRDGSVREHRLAPGTLRRVAALARPHRRPLAVFTALVVLDGALVAVPPLLLRHLIDDGVNTGDRSVVVVLALLVAGVALAEAGLSLVQRWLSARIGEGLIYELRSAVFEHVQRQSIGFFTRSQTGALVSRLNSDVVGAQQAFTSTASGVLSNAVTLVSVLAVMLVLSWQITLLALVVVPAFLLPARRVGRRLAGLRREAMQRNADLGERMTERFGVAGALLVKTYGDDGAESAEFRAKAAAVRDVGVRTALSSRVFFAGLTALAALATAMVYGVGGWLAISGTVTTGSLVALAALLARLYGPITGLANVQVDVMTALVSFERVFEVLDLAPAVRDPAHPRPLPDGPLDVELDDVVFTYPAVSTLASLQAGPSAAQDDDGDRPVVRGVSLRARAGEVVALVGRSGAGKTTLASLVARLHDVDSGAVRVGGVDVRETSQAELRRRVGVVSQDAHLFHDTVRANLLYARADATEADLWAALAAARADGVVRALPQGLDTVVGERGHRLSGGEKQRVALARLLLRAPSVVVLDEATAHLDSESERAVQEALDAALVGRTSIVIAHRLSTVRSADLICVVDAGRVVERGRHADLVARGGLYAELHRTQFTDDPLAA, from the coding sequence ATGAGCAGCACCAGCGGCTGGGCCGCCATGCGGTCCTTCAGCCGCGACGGGTCGGTGCGCGAGCACCGCCTCGCACCGGGCACGCTGCGTCGCGTCGCGGCCCTCGCCCGGCCCCACCGGCGGCCCCTGGCCGTCTTCACAGCCCTCGTGGTCCTGGACGGCGCTCTCGTCGCCGTCCCTCCGCTCCTGCTGCGCCACCTCATCGACGACGGCGTGAACACCGGCGACCGCTCCGTCGTCGTCGTCCTGGCCCTCCTCGTGGCCGGTGTGGCGCTGGCCGAGGCCGGGCTGTCGCTGGTGCAGCGGTGGCTGTCGGCCCGCATCGGCGAGGGCCTCATCTACGAGCTGCGCAGCGCCGTCTTCGAGCACGTCCAGCGCCAGTCCATCGGCTTCTTCACCCGCAGCCAGACCGGCGCGCTGGTCTCGCGCCTCAACAGCGACGTGGTGGGCGCGCAGCAGGCCTTCACCTCCACCGCCTCCGGCGTGCTGTCCAACGCCGTGACGCTGGTGTCGGTGCTGGCGGTGATGCTGGTGCTCAGCTGGCAGATCACCCTGCTGGCGCTCGTGGTGGTGCCCGCGTTCCTGCTGCCGGCGCGCCGGGTGGGCCGCCGCCTGGCCGGCCTGCGGCGCGAGGCGATGCAGCGCAACGCCGACCTCGGCGAGCGGATGACGGAGCGCTTCGGCGTGGCCGGCGCGCTGCTGGTCAAGACCTACGGCGACGACGGCGCCGAGTCCGCCGAGTTCCGCGCCAAGGCGGCCGCCGTCCGCGACGTGGGCGTGCGCACCGCGCTGAGCAGCCGCGTCTTCTTCGCCGGGCTCACGGCCCTGGCAGCGCTGGCGACGGCGATGGTCTACGGCGTGGGCGGGTGGCTGGCCATCAGCGGCACCGTCACCACCGGCTCGCTCGTGGCGCTGGCGGCCCTGCTGGCGCGCCTGTACGGGCCCATCACGGGCCTCGCGAACGTGCAGGTGGACGTGATGACGGCGCTGGTCTCCTTCGAGCGCGTCTTCGAGGTGCTCGACCTGGCCCCCGCGGTGCGCGACCCCGCCCACCCGCGCCCGCTGCCGGACGGCCCGCTCGACGTGGAGCTCGACGACGTCGTCTTCACCTACCCGGCCGTCTCGACGCTGGCCTCGCTGCAGGCCGGTCCGTCCGCCGCGCAGGACGACGACGGCGACCGTCCCGTGGTGCGCGGCGTGAGCCTGCGCGCCCGCGCCGGAGAGGTGGTGGCGCTGGTGGGCCGCAGCGGCGCGGGCAAGACCACGCTGGCCTCGCTCGTGGCCCGCCTGCACGACGTCGACTCCGGCGCCGTCCGCGTCGGCGGCGTCGACGTGCGCGAGACCTCCCAGGCCGAGCTGCGCCGCCGCGTGGGCGTGGTCAGCCAGGACGCGCACCTGTTCCACGACACGGTGCGCGCCAACCTCCTCTACGCCCGCGCCGACGCCACCGAGGCCGACCTGTGGGCGGCGCTGGCCGCCGCCCGCGCCGACGGCGTGGTCCGGGCCCTGCCGCAGGGCCTGGACACCGTGGTGGGCGAGCGCGGGCACCGGCTCTCCGGCGGGGAGAAGCAGCGCGTGGCGCTGGCCCGGCTGCTGCTGCGCGCGCCCAGCGTGGTGGTCCTCGACGAGGCCACCGCCCACCTCGACAGCGAGTCCGAGCGGGCCGTCCAGGAGGCCCTCGACGCGGCGCTGGTGGGCCGCACGAGCATCGTCATCGCCCACCGGCTCTCCACCGTGCGCTCGGCGGACCTCATCTGCGTGGTCGACGCCGGTCGCGTGGTCGAGCGCGGCCGGCACGCCGACCTCGTCGCCCGCGGTGGCCTCTACGCCGAGCTGCACCGCACCCAGTTCACCGACGACCCGCTGGCCGCCTGA
- a CDS encoding ATP-binding protein, whose protein sequence is MALRRTLVLAPEPASARLGRVAAAEHLARAGAGTALTEAVVLVVSELVTNAVRHAPGPLELLIEADATSASVGVLDTSQVHPELVAPYDGGGRGMLVVTTLAVRWHVEEVPGGKVVWAHLRAG, encoded by the coding sequence GTGGCGCTGCGCCGCACCCTCGTGCTGGCGCCCGAACCGGCCTCCGCGCGGCTCGGGCGCGTCGCCGCCGCCGAGCACCTCGCGCGGGCGGGGGCCGGGACCGCCCTGACCGAGGCCGTCGTCCTGGTGGTCTCCGAGCTGGTCACCAACGCCGTGCGGCACGCGCCCGGCCCGCTGGAGCTGCTGATCGAGGCGGACGCGACGTCGGCGTCGGTGGGGGTGCTCGACACCTCCCAGGTGCACCCCGAGCTCGTGGCGCCCTACGACGGCGGCGGCCGGGGGATGCTCGTGGTGACGACCCTCGCCGTCCGCTGGCACGTCGAGGAGGTCCCGGGCGGCAAGGTGGTCTGGGCGCACCTGCGCGCCGGCTGA
- a CDS encoding SixA phosphatase family protein yields the protein MTDGHRPGTALHRLVLVRHGKAEVGSADGTDHSRALAPRGAGQAASTAAWLAQQGLGEPDLVLVSSALRTAQTWEAMAPALRPGTVREEPELYDTSSSALVHLVAGTPEEVGVLVVVGHEPVISGAASALAGDGSAGRLAAQVLAGVSTGSAVVLQLDVPWRGLQQGAARLVALHSP from the coding sequence GTGACGGACGGGCACCGGCCGGGCACAGCGCTGCACCGCCTGGTGCTCGTGCGGCACGGCAAGGCCGAGGTCGGCTCCGCCGACGGCACCGACCACTCCCGCGCCCTCGCGCCCCGCGGCGCCGGCCAGGCGGCCTCGACGGCCGCCTGGCTGGCCCAGCAGGGCCTGGGCGAGCCGGACCTCGTGCTGGTGTCCTCAGCCCTGCGCACGGCGCAGACCTGGGAGGCCATGGCCCCCGCGCTGCGCCCGGGCACGGTGCGCGAGGAGCCGGAGCTGTACGACACCTCCTCCTCGGCGCTGGTCCACCTCGTGGCGGGCACGCCGGAGGAGGTGGGCGTCCTGGTGGTCGTCGGGCACGAGCCCGTCATCTCGGGGGCGGCCTCGGCGCTGGCCGGTGACGGCTCCGCCGGGCGGCTCGCGGCGCAGGTCCTCGCCGGCGTGAGCACCGGCTCCGCCGTCGTCCTGCAGCTGGACGTCCCCTGGAGGGGCCTGCAGCAGGGGGCCGCGCGCCTGGTGGCGCTCCACTCCCCCTGA
- a CDS encoding ATP-binding cassette domain-containing protein, which yields MEVLRVRALTAAAAGRELLRGVDLVVPEAGAPGARTAVVGASGSGKSLTAGAVLGRVPRGVQVAGSVRVGGQEVLGVPASRRARDGRPSAVGQDPSRALHPLVGVGAQVAAPLRALGAGRRAALAEALDLLAAVGLSDPATAAAARPAELSGGQRQRVCLALALARPGPLLVADEPTTALDVVTQAGVVELLRERTGGPGQPGLLFITHDLAVAAQLCERVVVVAHGRVVEEADTAALLADPTSPAGRALVASARRAERALPIGAAGPR from the coding sequence GTGGAGGTGCTGCGGGTCCGTGCGCTGACGGCCGCCGCGGCGGGCCGGGAGCTGCTGCGCGGCGTCGACCTCGTGGTCCCCGAGGCCGGGGCGCCCGGCGCCCGCACGGCCGTGGTCGGCGCCTCCGGCTCGGGCAAGTCCCTCACGGCGGGCGCGGTGCTCGGCAGGGTGCCCCGCGGGGTGCAGGTGGCCGGGTCCGTCAGGGTGGGCGGCCAGGAGGTCCTCGGGGTGCCCGCCTCCCGTCGTGCTCGCGACGGCCGGCCCAGCGCCGTCGGGCAGGACCCGTCCCGCGCGCTGCACCCCCTCGTGGGGGTCGGCGCCCAGGTGGCGGCCCCGCTGCGGGCCCTGGGCGCCGGCCGCCGCGCCGCCCTCGCCGAGGCCCTCGACCTGCTCGCGGCCGTCGGCCTGTCCGACCCCGCCACCGCCGCGGCCGCCCGGCCCGCCGAGCTCTCCGGCGGCCAGCGGCAGCGGGTCTGCCTGGCCCTCGCCCTCGCCCGTCCCGGGCCGCTGCTCGTGGCCGACGAGCCCACCACCGCCCTCGACGTGGTCACGCAGGCCGGCGTCGTGGAGCTGCTGCGCGAGCGCACCGGCGGCCCGGGCCAGCCCGGGCTGCTCTTCATCACCCACGACCTCGCCGTCGCGGCGCAGCTGTGCGAGCGGGTGGTGGTGGTCGCGCACGGCCGCGTGGTCGAGGAGGCCGACACCGCCGCGCTGCTCGCAGACCCCACCAGCCCCGCCGGGCGCGCCCTGGTCGCCTCGGCCCGCCGCGCCGAGCGGGCGCTGCCCATCGGCGCCGCAGGACCTCGGTGA
- a CDS encoding glutathione S-transferase family protein, giving the protein MSSTADSSAEHSEHSTPGVYSQPGQEFTRDTRYITDRITSAAGDAGGTAGSGPVEDGDGVLRWPVEAGRYRLVAARACPWANRAIIVRRLLGLEDAISMGLCGPTHDERSWTFDLDPDGRDPVLGYERLQEAYFARFPDYPRGITVPALVDVPSRAVVTNDFAQMTLDLSTEWTEHHRDGAPDLYPEHLRDEMDSVMRRVYTEVNNGVYRSGFAGSQESYEAAYDRLFTALDWLEERLTSQRYLVGDTITEADVRLFTTLARFDAVYHGHFKCNRSKLSEMPALWAYARDLFTTPGFGDTTDFTQIKAHYYRVHRDINPSGIVPAGPDLAGWLEPHHREQLGGRPFGDGTPPPPVRPDERVPSSATPLS; this is encoded by the coding sequence GTGAGCAGCACCGCCGACAGCAGCGCCGAGCACTCCGAGCACTCCACGCCGGGCGTGTACTCCCAGCCCGGGCAGGAGTTCACGCGCGACACCCGGTACATCACCGACCGCATCACGAGCGCGGCCGGGGACGCCGGGGGCACGGCGGGGTCCGGCCCCGTCGAGGACGGCGACGGCGTCCTGCGGTGGCCCGTCGAGGCGGGCCGCTACCGCCTGGTGGCGGCGCGCGCCTGCCCGTGGGCCAACCGGGCGATCATCGTCCGCCGCCTGCTGGGTCTGGAGGACGCCATCTCGATGGGGCTGTGCGGCCCCACGCACGACGAGCGCAGCTGGACCTTCGACCTGGACCCGGACGGCCGGGACCCGGTGCTGGGGTACGAGCGCCTCCAGGAGGCGTACTTCGCGCGCTTCCCCGACTACCCGCGCGGCATCACCGTGCCGGCGCTGGTCGACGTGCCGTCGAGGGCCGTGGTCACCAACGACTTCGCGCAGATGACGCTCGACCTGTCCACCGAGTGGACCGAGCACCACCGCGACGGCGCACCGGACCTCTACCCCGAGCACCTGCGCGACGAGATGGACTCCGTCATGCGGCGCGTCTACACCGAGGTCAACAACGGCGTCTACCGGTCCGGCTTCGCGGGGTCGCAGGAGTCCTACGAGGCCGCCTACGACCGGCTCTTCACGGCGCTGGACTGGCTGGAGGAGCGGCTGACCTCCCAGCGCTACCTCGTCGGCGACACCATCACCGAGGCCGACGTGCGCCTGTTCACCACCCTGGCGCGCTTCGACGCCGTCTACCACGGCCACTTCAAGTGCAACCGCAGCAAGCTCTCCGAGATGCCGGCGCTGTGGGCCTACGCGCGGGACCTGTTCACCACGCCCGGGTTCGGCGACACCACCGACTTCACCCAGATCAAGGCCCACTACTACCGGGTCCACCGCGACATCAACCCCTCCGGGATCGTGCCGGCGGGCCCGGACCTCGCGGGCTGGCTGGAGCCGCACCACCGCGAGCAGCTGGGCGGTCGCCCGTTCGGCGACGGCACCCCGCCGCCGCCGGTGCGCCCGGACGAGCGCGTCCCGTCCTCGGCCACGCCGCTGAGCTGA
- a CDS encoding DUF3099 domain-containing protein: MARTQTPRSDRRSSSSTPSITSVGRSHQQDINARMLKYSITMGIRILCFGLIFVLPGAWRWVAAVGAIFLPYVAVLIANAGRERLPVAWGSGRSVRDVPSPHREEAVAEPAALRPVTVVRGETVDSPTDGPGRSADRVAPEAASPARSASQDDDDPPQARAS; encoded by the coding sequence GTGGCTCGCACGCAGACCCCGAGGTCGGACCGGCGGAGCAGTTCGTCCACCCCGTCGATCACGTCCGTCGGGCGCTCCCACCAGCAGGACATCAACGCCCGGATGCTCAAGTACAGCATCACCATGGGCATCCGGATCCTGTGCTTCGGCCTCATCTTCGTGCTGCCCGGCGCGTGGCGGTGGGTCGCGGCGGTCGGCGCGATCTTCCTGCCCTACGTGGCGGTGCTCATCGCCAACGCCGGTCGCGAGCGCCTGCCCGTCGCCTGGGGCTCCGGCCGCTCCGTGCGCGACGTGCCCTCGCCGCACCGCGAGGAGGCCGTGGCCGAGCCGGCGGCCCTGCGCCCCGTGACGGTGGTCCGCGGCGAGACCGTCGACAGCCCCACCGACGGGCCGGGGCGCTCGGCCGACCGGGTGGCACCGGAGGCGGCGTCCCCGGCGCGCAGCGCCTCCCAGGACGACGACGACCCGCCGCAGGCGCGCGCCAGCTGA
- a CDS encoding SURF1 family cytochrome oxidase biogenesis protein — protein sequence MHRLLLQRRWLRAIALALLFTLACLALARWQWDRRAERVAAIELVRSNYDRSPAALDAVLPAGAASLPAERTWTPVAVSGQYLASSTLLVRHRQHGDDGYGYEVLVPLRLDDGRVLVVDRGWLAPDPATADAPSAVPAPPRGTVSAVVRLRPSEPVDGRGAPAGQVQAVDLPGTVRAGVAASAGAATAQRLVTAAYGELEDGTEQPAPSARPPAAPLEPSQDEGPHLGYTVQWLLFAVGAWVFLVVHLRRAAYEADVAAGRRERRAEVVVRDPDRVPTDEEVEDAAVEAMIAHARREGERQLGR from the coding sequence GTGCACCGGCTGCTGCTGCAGCGGCGATGGCTGAGGGCGATCGCCCTCGCCCTCCTGTTCACGCTGGCCTGCCTGGCGCTGGCCCGGTGGCAGTGGGACCGCCGCGCCGAGCGCGTCGCGGCCATCGAGCTGGTGCGCTCGAACTACGACCGCTCCCCCGCGGCCCTGGACGCCGTGCTCCCGGCTGGCGCGGCCTCCCTGCCGGCCGAGCGCACGTGGACCCCCGTGGCCGTCAGCGGCCAGTACCTGGCGTCCTCCACGCTGCTCGTGCGGCACCGCCAGCACGGTGACGACGGATACGGCTACGAGGTGCTCGTCCCGCTGCGCCTGGACGACGGGCGCGTGCTCGTGGTCGACCGCGGCTGGCTCGCGCCCGACCCGGCCACGGCGGACGCCCCGTCCGCGGTGCCCGCGCCCCCGCGGGGCACCGTCAGCGCCGTCGTGCGGCTGCGCCCCTCGGAGCCCGTCGACGGGCGCGGCGCGCCGGCCGGGCAGGTGCAGGCGGTCGACCTGCCCGGCACCGTGAGGGCCGGCGTGGCGGCGTCCGCGGGCGCGGCCACGGCCCAGCGGCTCGTCACCGCCGCCTACGGCGAGCTGGAGGACGGCACGGAGCAGCCCGCGCCGTCGGCGAGGCCGCCAGCGGCGCCGCTCGAGCCGAGCCAGGACGAGGGTCCCCACCTCGGGTACACCGTGCAGTGGCTGCTGTTCGCCGTGGGCGCGTGGGTCTTCCTCGTGGTCCACCTGCGCCGCGCGGCCTACGAGGCCGACGTCGCCGCCGGGCGGCGTGAGCGCCGGGCGGAGGTGGTGGTGCGCGATCCGGACCGGGTCCCCACCGACGAGGAGGTCGAGGACGCCGCGGTCGAGGCGATGATCGCCCACGCGCGCCGGGAGGGCGAGCGCCAGCTGGGCCGCTGA
- a CDS encoding acetone carboxylase yields MAFELHEPAPDLVCSARGCRAGAAHALLWNNPRLHTPERRKTWLACGEHLDHLSAHLQVRGFLREVEAVSATAPLAAQRTA; encoded by the coding sequence ATGGCCTTCGAGCTGCACGAGCCCGCACCGGACCTGGTCTGCAGCGCACGGGGGTGCAGGGCCGGCGCAGCCCACGCGCTCCTGTGGAACAACCCCCGCCTCCACACCCCCGAGCGGCGCAAGACCTGGCTGGCCTGCGGCGAGCACCTCGACCACCTCTCCGCGCACCTGCAGGTGCGCGGCTTCCTGCGCGAGGTGGAGGCGGTCTCCGCGACCGCTCCGCTGGCCGCGCAGCGCACCGCCTGA
- the fabG gene encoding 3-oxoacyl-ACP reductase FabG, with translation MPDGRSVLVTGADRGIGRAIAAAFVAQGDRVVGTYRTGRPEDVPEGALAVQADVTDTTSVDAAFTRAEEAHGPVEVLVANAGVTRDALLMRATDDDFAAVLDTNLGGAHRCARRAAKGMVRLKRGRIVLIGSVVGLYGSPGQASYAASKAALVGLARSLTRELGGRGITANVVAPGYISTAMTDALPEAQQQSYQKAIPAGRFGATDEVAGVVAFLASDAAGYISGAVVPVDGGLGMGH, from the coding sequence GTGCCGGACGGCCGCAGCGTGCTGGTGACGGGGGCTGACCGGGGGATCGGCCGCGCGATCGCCGCAGCGTTCGTCGCCCAGGGTGACCGGGTGGTCGGCACGTACCGCACGGGACGGCCCGAGGACGTGCCCGAGGGCGCGCTCGCCGTCCAGGCGGATGTGACGGACACCACGTCGGTGGACGCCGCGTTCACGCGCGCCGAGGAGGCCCACGGCCCCGTCGAGGTGCTCGTGGCCAACGCCGGCGTCACCCGGGACGCGCTGCTGATGCGGGCCACCGACGACGACTTCGCCGCCGTCCTGGACACCAACCTCGGCGGCGCCCACCGCTGCGCGCGCCGCGCCGCCAAGGGCATGGTGCGCCTCAAGCGCGGCCGCATCGTGCTCATCGGCAGCGTGGTGGGCCTGTACGGCTCGCCCGGCCAGGCCAGCTACGCGGCCAGCAAGGCCGCGCTCGTGGGCCTGGCCCGCTCGCTGACCCGGGAGCTGGGCGGGCGCGGCATCACCGCGAACGTCGTCGCGCCCGGCTACATCAGCACCGCGATGACCGACGCGCTGCCGGAGGCGCAGCAGCAGAGCTACCAGAAGGCGATCCCGGCCGGCCGCTTCGGCGCGACCGACGAGGTCGCCGGCGTCGTGGCCTTCCTGGCCTCGGACGCCGCCGGGTACATCAGCGGGGCGGTCGTCCCCGTCGACGGAGGATTGGGGATGGGTCACTGA
- the fabI gene encoding enoyl-ACP reductase FabI — MAGLLEGKRLLVTGVLTDTSMAFHVARLAQEQGATVVLSSFGRQMRITEVISRRLPQPAPVVQLDVSSAEDLGALAGRITEQLGEGAQLDGVVHSIGFAPQAVMGDGFLSAEWGDVATALQVSAFSLQSLVVACRPLLAPGAGVVGLTFDASLAWPVYGWMGVAKAAFESVSRYLARELGGEGVRCNLVAAGPVRTTAAKAIPGFEAFESVWSERAPLAWDVKDPVPPAQACVALLSDWFPKTTGEIVHVDGGVHAVGA, encoded by the coding sequence ATGGCTGGACTTCTCGAGGGCAAGCGCCTGCTGGTCACGGGGGTCCTCACGGACACCTCGATGGCGTTCCACGTCGCGCGCCTGGCCCAGGAGCAGGGCGCCACCGTGGTGCTCAGCAGCTTCGGGCGCCAGATGCGCATCACCGAGGTCATCTCCCGGCGGCTGCCGCAGCCGGCGCCGGTGGTCCAGCTGGACGTCTCCAGCGCTGAGGACCTCGGTGCCCTGGCCGGCCGCATCACCGAGCAGCTCGGCGAGGGCGCGCAGCTGGACGGCGTGGTGCACTCCATCGGGTTCGCGCCGCAGGCGGTCATGGGCGACGGGTTCCTGTCCGCCGAGTGGGGTGACGTCGCCACTGCGCTGCAGGTCTCTGCGTTCAGCCTGCAGTCCCTCGTGGTGGCCTGCCGCCCGCTGCTGGCGCCGGGCGCCGGCGTGGTGGGGCTCACCTTCGACGCGTCGCTGGCGTGGCCGGTGTACGGCTGGATGGGCGTGGCCAAGGCCGCGTTCGAGTCCGTGAGCCGCTACCTGGCCCGCGAGCTGGGCGGCGAGGGCGTGCGCTGCAACCTCGTGGCCGCCGGCCCGGTCCGCACCACCGCCGCCAAGGCGATCCCGGGCTTCGAGGCGTTCGAGAGCGTCTGGAGCGAGCGGGCCCCGCTGGCGTGGGACGTCAAGGACCCGGTGCCCCCGGCGCAGGCCTGCGTGGCGCTGCTGTCCGACTGGTTCCCCAAGACCACCGGCGAGATCGTGCACGTGGACGGCGGCGTCCACGCCGTCGGCGCCTGA